A section of the Paenibacillus odorifer genome encodes:
- a CDS encoding bifunctional metallophosphatase/5'-nucleotidase yields MNKENSITCEILVTSDLHGHFGPVDYRTGEKRPAGLATIATLIKQERSHTPELILIDNGDLIQGTPLTYYAATHYSNELNPGIAALNELKYDAAIIGNHEFNFGKTLLNKAVQDSRFPWLSAGIIDNTTNQPAFGKPYIIKWVDKIKVAVLGVTTHYIPHWENPSHIEGLQFEDSLETVKHWCAIIRAEEQPDLLVVAYHGGFERDLSSGEPVERLTGENQAYAMCTEVEGIDVLITGHQHRSIAGELNGVTIIQPGCNGLSLGKISVIFQKENTHWKIQRKHAELLTVNETTAADEIILELSSTLESETQTWLDERIGTVIGDLSISSADECRLADHPFIEFMNKVQMEAAGVDISTAALLSNDCKGFSETITRRDILSNFIYPNTLTVLRLTGQDIREALEQTANYFQQDENGIIAVNPAYIEPKPQHYNYDMWEGIQYELDTVRPAGERVLHLLYQGQPIEDSKEYEVVMNNYRASGGGDYEMYKGKPIVQEIMIDISEIVTDYIEKHGQIEATCDHNWRVV; encoded by the coding sequence ATGAATAAAGAGAATTCAATAACCTGTGAAATCCTCGTAACAAGTGATCTACATGGACATTTTGGGCCCGTCGATTACCGCACGGGGGAGAAACGACCAGCAGGCTTAGCAACAATTGCTACCCTCATTAAACAAGAAAGATCCCATACTCCTGAGCTGATCCTTATAGATAACGGCGATCTTATTCAAGGCACACCGTTAACTTATTATGCAGCTACACATTATAGTAATGAGCTGAATCCGGGCATAGCTGCACTAAATGAATTGAAATATGACGCTGCAATTATTGGCAACCATGAATTCAATTTTGGCAAAACTCTGCTGAATAAAGCCGTTCAGGATTCCCGCTTTCCTTGGTTATCAGCTGGAATTATAGATAACACGACAAATCAACCCGCCTTTGGTAAACCCTATATCATCAAATGGGTAGATAAAATCAAAGTAGCCGTTCTAGGGGTTACGACGCATTACATCCCCCACTGGGAGAACCCTAGCCATATTGAAGGGCTTCAATTTGAGGATTCGCTAGAGACTGTAAAGCATTGGTGTGCCATTATACGGGCAGAAGAGCAGCCTGATCTGCTCGTTGTAGCTTACCACGGCGGATTCGAACGCGATCTAAGCAGTGGAGAACCTGTAGAGAGACTAACGGGGGAGAATCAAGCCTACGCCATGTGTACAGAGGTAGAGGGCATAGATGTGTTAATTACCGGACATCAGCACCGCTCCATAGCTGGGGAGTTGAACGGTGTTACAATCATACAACCTGGTTGTAATGGACTTTCCCTCGGTAAAATTTCAGTTATCTTCCAAAAAGAAAATACACACTGGAAGATTCAGCGTAAACATGCCGAGCTCCTTACCGTTAATGAGACAACAGCTGCAGATGAAATAATCCTAGAGCTGAGCAGTACTCTTGAATCAGAAACACAAACCTGGCTGGATGAGAGAATAGGAACGGTTATCGGGGACCTGTCTATTTCCAGTGCTGATGAATGCCGCTTGGCTGACCATCCTTTTATAGAATTTATGAATAAGGTACAAATGGAGGCTGCTGGCGTAGACATTTCTACAGCAGCCTTACTCAGTAACGATTGCAAGGGTTTCAGCGAAACCATCACACGCAGAGACATTTTATCGAACTTCATTTATCCCAACACCTTAACCGTCCTAAGACTGACAGGACAAGATATTAGAGAGGCCTTAGAACAAACCGCTAACTATTTCCAACAAGACGAGAACGGAATAATAGCCGTTAACCCCGCCTACATCGAGCCTAAACCACAGCATTACAATTATGATATGTGGGAAGGAATACAATACGAGCTTGATACCGTTAGACCTGCAGGCGAAAGAGTCCTCCATCTGCTGTACCAAGGTCAGCCTATAGAGGACTCTAAAGAATATGAGGTTGTTATGAACAATTATAGAGCCAGCGGTGGCGGAGATTATGAGATGTATAAGGGTAAGCCGATTGTTCAAGAAATTATGATCGACATATCTGAAATTGTCACCGACTACATTGAAAAGCATGGCCAAATTGAAGCTACCTGTGACCATAATTGGAGAGTTGTTTAG